From a single Pseudomonas triticicola genomic region:
- a CDS encoding TetR/AcrR family transcriptional regulator, translating to MTFEVPAHGGKPASRIRQKNEETILKAAEDEFARHGFKGTSMNTIAQNAGLPKANLHYYFTNKLGLYVAVLSNIIELWDSTFNTLTAEDDPAEALTRYIRAKMEFSRRQPQASRIFAMEVISGGECLSEYFNQDYRTWFTGRAAVFQAWIDAGKMDPVDPVHLIFLLWGSTQHYADFATQICRVTGRSKLTKQDMEDAGNNLIRIILKGCGLTPSL from the coding sequence ATGACCTTTGAAGTCCCAGCCCACGGCGGCAAACCCGCCAGCCGCATTCGTCAGAAGAACGAAGAGACCATTCTCAAAGCCGCCGAAGACGAGTTCGCCCGTCACGGGTTCAAAGGCACCAGCATGAACACCATCGCGCAGAATGCCGGGCTGCCCAAGGCCAACCTGCATTACTACTTCACCAACAAGCTCGGTTTGTATGTAGCAGTGCTGAGCAACATCATCGAGTTGTGGGACAGCACCTTCAACACCCTCACTGCCGAGGATGACCCGGCCGAAGCGCTGACCCGCTACATCCGCGCGAAGATGGAGTTCTCCCGGCGCCAGCCACAGGCTTCGCGAATCTTCGCCATGGAAGTGATCAGCGGCGGCGAATGCCTGAGCGAATATTTCAATCAGGATTACCGCACCTGGTTCACCGGGCGCGCGGCCGTGTTTCAGGCGTGGATCGATGCGGGCAAAATGGACCCGGTCGACCCGGTGCACCTGATTTTCCTGCTGTGGGGCAGCACTCAGCATTATGCCGACTTCGCCACGCAGATCTGCCGCGTCACCGGGCGCAGCAAGTTGACCAAGCAGGACATGGAAGACGCCGGCAACAACCTGATCCGCATCATTCTCAAAGGCTGCGGCCTCACTCCTTCTCTATAA
- the recC gene encoding exodeoxyribonuclease V subunit gamma encodes MSDAQSLNAAFMVVQSNSLDELRSLVVSIMRRYPLAPLENEIALVQSNGIAQWLKLALAEDPEDDDLGGCGIAAAIDVQLPGSFMWQLYRMVLGREEIPAKSLLDKAPLTWRLMRLLPQVIDRAHFEPLQRFLTHDSDLRKRYQLSERLADLFDQYQVYRADWLEDWAEGRHQLRNVRGEIKPLPATSCWQAELWRALLDDVGEQGMAQSRAGVHQRFMERINTLDEAPASLPPRVIVFGISSLPAQVLEALAGLARFSQVLLCVHNPCRHHWADIVADKDLLRHQYKRQQRKSGMPVVLDAETLHQHAHPLLAAWGKQGRDYINLLDSYDDPNSYRAAFRDGRIDLFSEAQPRNMLNQLQDDILELRPLNETRELWPAVDSTQDHSIRFHIAHSAQREVEILHDQLLARFSADPDLRPRDVIVMVPDIDSYAPHIRAVFGQLDRFDTRFIPFTLADQGQRGRDPLLIAVEHLLKLPDSRFPVSEILDLLDVPALRARFGVEERDLPTLHRWIEGAGVRWGMSAEQRAGLGLPEELEQNSWHFGLRRMLLGYAVGSADACAGIEPYDEIGGLDAALIGPLVALLDALEIAHQQLTQPAQPKEWGLRLQALMQVFFQASNEHDDYLLTQLEELRETWLETCEAVGLTDELPLTVVREAWLAGLDQGRLSQRFLAGAVNFCTLMPMRAIPFKLVCLLGMNDGDYPRAQPPLDFDLMGSDYRPGDRSRREDDRYLLLEALLSARSQLYISWVGRSIRDNSERPASVLIGQLRDHLASGWRSIDPSQDLLDVLTEEHPLQPFSARYFHEGEQLFSYASEWQVVHQEQTHQSEAELLAPYVQEEPLTLALLQDFLRNPVRQFFTQRLKVYFEAAQAPLADEEPFVLDALQRYTLSDSLLEAALSQPQDVDQALQARALRLQNSGLLPMAGFGECLQRELIEPLPDLLQRYQQLLTLWPTPLTSATPVSLDLQGLRLEGWLASLHQRADGGLLSVTTIPNSIGSIKTRKWHRLTKPWITHLVACASGHALTTALVASDDTLLLEPMERDRALRLLGDLLLAWQSGMRQPLPIAIKTAFAWLSQTDSVKAEAAARKAYEGDGQTSEGERRESPALLRQYPDFDALLADETFTGWCDALYRPLFEAPWRSLSSEGARA; translated from the coding sequence ATGTCGGACGCCCAGTCCCTCAACGCTGCATTCATGGTGGTTCAGAGTAACAGTCTTGATGAGCTGCGCAGCCTTGTGGTCAGCATCATGCGGCGCTATCCACTCGCACCCTTGGAGAACGAAATCGCTTTGGTACAAAGCAACGGCATCGCCCAATGGCTCAAACTGGCATTGGCCGAGGATCCCGAAGACGACGACCTTGGCGGTTGCGGAATCGCTGCGGCGATTGACGTTCAACTACCCGGCAGTTTCATGTGGCAGCTCTATCGCATGGTATTGGGACGAGAAGAAATTCCGGCTAAATCCCTGCTCGACAAAGCCCCGCTGACCTGGCGCCTGATGCGCCTCTTGCCACAGGTAATCGACCGCGCCCATTTCGAGCCGCTGCAACGCTTCCTCACCCACGACAGCGATCTGCGCAAGCGCTATCAATTGTCAGAGCGTCTGGCCGACCTGTTTGACCAATATCAGGTCTACCGGGCCGACTGGCTGGAAGATTGGGCGGAAGGGCGTCATCAACTGCGCAATGTGCGAGGTGAAATCAAACCTCTGCCAGCGACCAGTTGCTGGCAGGCCGAGTTGTGGCGAGCGCTGCTGGATGACGTCGGCGAACAAGGCATGGCGCAGAGTCGTGCCGGCGTCCATCAACGTTTCATGGAGCGCATCAACACTCTTGATGAGGCTCCGGCTTCACTGCCACCGCGTGTGATCGTTTTTGGTATTTCTTCGCTACCCGCGCAGGTACTTGAAGCGCTCGCCGGTCTGGCGCGCTTCAGTCAGGTTCTGCTTTGCGTACACAACCCCTGTCGCCATCACTGGGCCGATATCGTCGCCGACAAGGATCTGCTGCGGCATCAATACAAGCGGCAACAACGCAAAAGCGGGATGCCAGTTGTACTTGATGCCGAGACCCTGCATCAGCACGCACATCCGTTGCTGGCCGCTTGGGGCAAGCAAGGTCGCGACTATATCAACCTGCTCGACAGCTACGACGACCCCAACAGCTACCGCGCAGCCTTTCGTGACGGCCGCATCGACCTGTTCAGCGAAGCCCAGCCCCGCAACATGCTTAACCAGCTGCAGGATGACATTCTGGAGTTACGTCCACTTAACGAGACACGCGAACTCTGGCCTGCGGTCGATTCAACCCAAGACCATTCAATACGTTTTCACATCGCCCACAGCGCCCAGCGTGAAGTCGAGATCCTGCACGATCAACTGCTGGCGCGTTTCAGTGCCGACCCGGACTTGCGCCCCCGCGACGTAATCGTCATGGTCCCGGATATCGACAGCTATGCGCCGCATATCCGCGCGGTTTTCGGTCAGCTCGATCGATTCGACACGCGCTTCATTCCGTTCACTTTGGCGGATCAGGGCCAGCGTGGCCGCGATCCGTTACTAATCGCAGTCGAGCACCTGCTCAAACTCCCGGACAGCCGTTTCCCGGTCAGCGAGATTCTTGACCTGCTCGATGTTCCAGCTCTGCGTGCTCGCTTTGGCGTAGAGGAGCGCGACCTGCCAACCTTGCATCGCTGGATCGAAGGCGCCGGCGTGCGTTGGGGCATGAGCGCGGAGCAACGGGCCGGTCTCGGATTGCCGGAGGAACTGGAGCAGAACAGCTGGCATTTCGGCCTGCGCCGAATGCTGCTGGGGTACGCTGTCGGCAGTGCCGACGCATGTGCAGGTATCGAGCCTTACGACGAAATCGGTGGGCTTGATGCTGCCCTGATCGGGCCATTGGTGGCGCTGCTGGATGCCTTGGAAATCGCTCATCAGCAACTCACGCAACCGGCTCAACCGAAAGAGTGGGGGCTGCGCTTGCAGGCGCTGATGCAGGTGTTCTTTCAGGCGAGCAACGAGCACGACGACTACCTGCTGACCCAACTGGAAGAGCTTCGCGAAACCTGGCTGGAGACCTGCGAGGCGGTCGGGCTGACTGACGAACTGCCGCTGACTGTCGTGCGCGAAGCCTGGCTCGCCGGGCTGGATCAGGGCCGTTTGTCGCAACGATTCCTCGCCGGTGCGGTGAATTTCTGCACCTTGATGCCGATGCGTGCCATTCCTTTCAAACTGGTTTGTCTGCTGGGCATGAACGACGGCGATTATCCCCGCGCGCAACCACCGCTGGACTTCGATCTGATGGGCAGCGATTACCGACCTGGGGATCGCTCACGACGTGAAGACGACCGCTACCTGTTACTCGAAGCGCTGTTGTCCGCACGCTCTCAGCTCTATATCAGTTGGGTCGGTCGCAGCATCCGTGACAACAGCGAACGACCTGCCTCGGTACTGATCGGCCAGTTGCGCGATCACCTCGCCAGCGGCTGGCGTTCAATCGACCCAAGCCAGGATCTGTTGGACGTGCTGACCGAAGAACATCCTCTGCAACCTTTCAGCGCCCGCTATTTCCACGAAGGCGAGCAACTGTTCAGCTATGCCAGCGAATGGCAAGTTGTGCATCAAGAGCAAACGCATCAAAGCGAGGCGGAGTTACTCGCACCGTATGTTCAAGAGGAACCGCTGACACTGGCTTTACTGCAGGACTTTCTGCGTAATCCGGTTCGGCAGTTTTTCACCCAGCGTCTCAAAGTGTATTTCGAGGCCGCGCAAGCGCCGTTGGCCGATGAAGAACCTTTTGTACTGGACGCGTTGCAGCGCTACACGCTCAGCGACAGTTTGCTGGAAGCTGCGCTCAGCCAGCCGCAGGATGTCGATCAGGCACTGCAAGCCCGGGCGCTGCGCCTGCAAAACAGTGGCTTGTTGCCGATGGCGGGTTTCGGCGAATGCCTGCAGCGTGAACTGATCGAACCGCTGCCGGATCTTCTGCAACGTTATCAGCAGTTGCTGACGTTATGGCCGACGCCGTTGACCAGCGCGACCCCGGTCAGTCTCGATTTGCAGGGTTTGCGGCTGGAAGGCTGGCTCGCAAGTCTGCACCAGCGCGCCGATGGCGGCCTGCTGTCCGTTACGACCATTCCCAACAGCATCGGCTCGATCAAAACGCGCAAGTGGCATCGCCTGACCAAACCGTGGATCACCCATCTGGTCGCCTGCGCCAGCGGACATGCGTTAACCACAGCGCTGGTCGCCAGTGACGACACACTGTTGCTTGAGCCAATGGAGCGGGACCGAGCGCTGCGTTTGCTCGGTGACCTGCTTCTTGCCTGGCAATCCGGCATGCGCCAACCCTTGCCGATTGCGATAAAAACCGCGTTCGCCTGGTTGTCTCAAACTGACTCGGTCAAAGCCGAAGCCGCTGCACGAAAAGCCTATGAAGGTGACGGCCAGACCAGCGAGGGCGAGCGGCGTGAAAGCCCGGCACTGCTCCGGCAATATCCCGACTTCGATGCATTGTTGGCAGACGAAACCTTCACCGGCTGGTGCGACGCCTTGTACCGCCCATTATTCGAAGCGCCCTGGCGTTCCTTGTCCAGCGAAGGTGCGCGCGCATGA
- a CDS encoding CoA-acylating methylmalonate-semialdehyde dehydrogenase, translated as MSVIPHLINGELVTETGRAVDVFNPSTGQAIHKLPLASQATIQKAIDAAKAAFPAWRNTPPAKRAQVMFRFKQLLEQNEARISQLISEEHGKTLEDAAGELKRGIENVEFACAAPEILKGEYSRNVGPNIDAWSDFQPLGIVAGITPFNFPAMVPLWMYPLAIVCGNCFILKPSERDPSSTLLIAQLLLEAGLPKGVMSVVHGDKTAVDALIEAPEVKALSFVGSTPIAEYIYAEGTKRGKRVQALGGAKNHAVLMPDADLDNAVSALMGAAYGSCGERCMAISVAVCVGDQVADALVAKLVPQIKALKIGAGTSCGLDMGPLVTGQARDKVSGYVDDGVAAGATLVVDGRGLSVAGHEEGFFLGGCLFDNVTPEMRIYKEEIFGPVLCVVRVNSLEEAMQLINDHEYGNGTCIFTRDGEAARLFCDEIEVGMVGVNVPLPVPVAYHSFGGWKRSLFGDLHAYGPDGVRFYTRRKAITQRWPQRASHEASQFAFPSL; from the coding sequence ATGAGTGTTATCCCGCATTTGATCAATGGCGAACTGGTAACCGAAACCGGTCGCGCGGTAGATGTGTTCAACCCGTCTACCGGTCAGGCAATTCATAAACTGCCACTGGCCAGCCAGGCCACCATTCAGAAAGCCATCGATGCCGCCAAGGCTGCGTTTCCCGCGTGGCGTAATACGCCACCGGCCAAACGCGCCCAGGTGATGTTCCGTTTCAAGCAATTGCTGGAGCAGAACGAAGCGCGCATCTCGCAGCTGATCAGCGAAGAGCACGGCAAGACCCTGGAAGACGCTGCCGGTGAATTGAAGCGCGGTATCGAGAACGTCGAGTTCGCCTGCGCCGCCCCGGAAATCCTCAAGGGCGAGTACAGCCGCAACGTCGGCCCGAACATCGACGCCTGGTCGGACTTCCAGCCGTTGGGGATTGTTGCCGGTATCACTCCGTTTAACTTCCCGGCCATGGTCCCGCTGTGGATGTACCCGCTGGCGATCGTCTGCGGCAACTGCTTCATCCTCAAGCCATCCGAGCGCGATCCAAGCTCGACGCTGCTGATCGCTCAGTTGCTGCTGGAAGCCGGGTTGCCGAAAGGTGTGATGAGTGTGGTCCATGGTGACAAGACGGCGGTGGACGCGTTGATCGAAGCGCCGGAAGTCAAAGCGCTGAGCTTCGTCGGTTCGACGCCGATTGCCGAATACATTTACGCCGAAGGCACCAAGCGCGGCAAACGCGTTCAGGCACTGGGCGGCGCGAAGAACCACGCGGTGTTGATGCCGGATGCCGATCTGGACAATGCGGTGAGTGCACTGATGGGCGCGGCCTACGGTTCCTGCGGCGAACGCTGCATGGCCATCTCGGTGGCCGTGTGTGTTGGCGACCAGGTCGCGGACGCGCTGGTGGCGAAACTGGTTCCACAGATCAAAGCGCTGAAAATCGGCGCGGGTACCTCGTGCGGTCTGGACATGGGGCCGTTGGTTACCGGTCAGGCGCGTGACAAGGTCAGCGGTTATGTGGACGACGGTGTGGCGGCGGGCGCGACCCTGGTGGTCGATGGTCGTGGTTTGAGCGTTGCCGGGCATGAAGAAGGCTTCTTCCTCGGTGGCTGCCTGTTCGACAACGTCACTCCAGAGATGCGCATCTATAAAGAAGAGATCTTCGGGCCGGTGCTGTGCGTGGTGCGGGTGAACAGCCTGGAAGAGGCGATGCAACTGATCAATGATCACGAATACGGCAACGGCACCTGCATCTTCACCCGTGACGGCGAAGCGGCGCGGCTGTTCTGCGACGAGATCGAAGTCGGCATGGTCGGCGTCAACGTGCCGTTGCCGGTGCCGGTGGCTTATCACAGCTTCGGCGGCTGGAAGCGTTCGCTGTTTGGCGACCTGCACGCTTATGGTCCGGACGGCGTGCGCTTCTATACCCGGCGCAAGGCCATCACCCAGCGCTGGCCGCAACGTGCGAGCCATGAAGCTTCGCAGTTCGCATTCCCTAGCTTATAA
- a CDS encoding aspartate aminotransferase family protein: MNMPENAPSPLASQLKLDAHWMPYTANRNFQRDPRLIVGAEGSWLFDDKGRKIYDSLSGLWTCGAGHTRKEIQEAVSKQLGTLDYSPGFQYGHPLSFQLAEKITELTPGNLNHVFFTDSGSECADTAVKMVRAYWRLKGQATKTKMIGRARGYHGVNIAGTSLGGVNGNRKLFGQSMMDVDHLPHTLLASNAFSRGMPEQGGIALADELLKLIELHDASNIAAVFVEPMAGSAGVLVPPQGYLKRLREICDQHNILLVFDEVITGFGRTGSMFGAESFGVTPDLMCIAKQVTNGAIPMGAVIASSEIYQTFMNQPTPEYAVEFPHGYTYSAHPVACAAGLAALDLLQKESLVQSVAEVAPHFENALHGLKGSKNVIDIRNYGLAGAIQIAGRDGDAIVRPFEAGMALWKAGFYVRFGGDTLQFGPTFNSKPQDLDRLFDAVGEVLNKLD; the protein is encoded by the coding sequence ATGAACATGCCTGAAAACGCGCCGTCGCCACTGGCCAGCCAACTGAAGCTGGACGCGCACTGGATGCCGTACACCGCCAACCGCAACTTTCAGCGCGACCCGCGTTTGATCGTCGGCGCTGAAGGCAGCTGGCTGTTCGACGACAAGGGCCGCAAGATCTACGACTCGCTGTCCGGTCTGTGGACCTGCGGCGCCGGGCACACCCGCAAGGAAATTCAGGAAGCCGTTTCGAAACAGCTGGGCACCCTCGATTACTCGCCGGGTTTCCAGTACGGCCATCCGTTGTCGTTTCAACTGGCAGAGAAAATCACTGAGCTGACCCCGGGCAATCTGAACCATGTGTTCTTCACCGACTCTGGTTCCGAGTGCGCCGATACTGCGGTGAAAATGGTCCGTGCCTACTGGCGCCTGAAAGGCCAGGCGACCAAGACTAAAATGATCGGCCGCGCCCGTGGCTACCACGGTGTGAACATCGCCGGCACCAGCCTCGGCGGCGTCAACGGGAACCGCAAGCTGTTCGGCCAGTCGATGATGGACGTCGATCACCTGCCGCACACACTGCTGGCGAGCAATGCCTTTTCCCGTGGCATGCCGGAGCAGGGCGGTATTGCTTTGGCCGATGAACTGCTCAAGTTGATCGAACTGCACGACGCTTCCAACATCGCTGCGGTGTTCGTTGAACCGATGGCCGGCTCTGCCGGGGTACTGGTTCCGCCGCAGGGTTACCTCAAGCGTCTGCGCGAGATATGCGATCAGCACAACATCCTGCTGGTGTTCGACGAAGTGATCACCGGTTTCGGCCGCACCGGTTCGATGTTCGGCGCCGAGAGCTTCGGCGTGACCCCGGACCTGATGTGCATCGCCAAACAAGTCACCAACGGCGCGATTCCGATGGGCGCGGTGATTGCCAGCTCCGAGATCTACCAGACCTTCATGAACCAGCCGACGCCGGAATACGCCGTGGAATTCCCCCACGGCTACACCTATTCGGCGCACCCGGTGGCCTGTGCCGCCGGTCTTGCGGCACTCGATCTGCTGCAAAAGGAAAGCCTGGTGCAGAGCGTCGCCGAAGTCGCGCCGCATTTCGAGAACGCGTTGCACGGCCTGAAAGGCTCGAAGAACGTCATCGACATCCGTAACTACGGCCTGGCCGGCGCGATCCAGATTGCCGGGCGTGACGGTGATGCCATCGTGCGTCCGTTCGAAGCGGGCATGGCCCTGTGGAAAGCCGGGTTCTACGTGCGCTTCGGCGGCGACACCCTGCAGTTCGGCCCAACCTTCAACAGCAAGCCGCAAGACCTCGATCGTTTGTTCGATGCGGTCGGCGAAGTGCTGAACAAGCTCGACTGA
- a CDS encoding LysR family transcriptional regulator encodes MSSRRADPLAQVSDFDIRLLRIFRSVVECGGFSAAETVLGIGRSAISQQMSDLEQRLGLRLCQRGRAGFSLTEEGREVYQSALQLLSALESFRTEVNGLHQHLRGELIIGLTDNLVTLPHMRITHALAQLKERGPDVQIQIRMIAPNEVEQGVLDGRLHVGVVPQASALSGLEYQPLYSERSLLYCAVGHPLFYVDDKQLDDQRLDSQDAIAPTFRLPAEIQAHYQALNCTASASDREGMAFLILTGRYIGYLPDHYANLWVQQGRLRALKAGTRFYDLSLASVTRKGRRPHLVLESFLESLAATR; translated from the coding sequence ATGAGCAGCCGCCGCGCCGATCCGTTAGCCCAGGTCAGTGACTTTGATATCCGTTTGCTGCGGATTTTTCGCAGTGTCGTGGAGTGTGGCGGCTTCTCCGCAGCGGAAACCGTGCTCGGCATCGGCCGCTCGGCGATTAGCCAGCAGATGAGCGATCTGGAACAGCGCCTCGGCTTGCGCTTGTGCCAGCGTGGCCGGGCCGGGTTTTCCCTGACCGAGGAAGGTCGTGAGGTGTATCAATCAGCGCTGCAATTGTTGAGCGCGCTGGAGAGTTTCCGCACTGAGGTCAACGGCCTGCACCAACACCTGCGCGGCGAGCTGATCATCGGCCTCACCGACAACCTCGTCACCCTGCCGCACATGCGCATCACCCACGCCCTCGCGCAGTTAAAAGAACGCGGGCCGGATGTGCAGATCCAGATTCGCATGATTGCACCAAACGAAGTTGAACAAGGTGTGCTCGACGGGCGCCTGCACGTTGGCGTGGTACCGCAGGCCAGCGCCTTGTCGGGACTGGAATATCAGCCGTTGTACAGCGAGCGCTCGCTGCTGTATTGCGCGGTGGGTCATCCGCTGTTTTATGTCGACGACAAACAACTCGATGATCAACGCCTCGACAGTCAGGACGCGATTGCGCCGACCTTTCGTTTGCCGGCGGAGATTCAGGCGCATTATCAGGCGCTCAACTGCACCGCCAGTGCCTCTGACCGTGAAGGCATGGCGTTTCTGATTCTGACCGGGCGCTACATCGGTTACCTGCCGGATCACTACGCCAATCTTTGGGTACAGCAGGGGCGCTTGCGTGCGCTCAAGGCCGGCACGCGTTTTTACGATTTGAGTCTGGCATCGGTCACGCGCAAGGGGCGGCGCCCTCATTTGGTGCTGGAAAGTTTCCTCGAGAGTCTGGCCGCAACGCGATAG